The Cervus canadensis isolate Bull #8, Minnesota chromosome 29, ASM1932006v1, whole genome shotgun sequence genome includes a window with the following:
- the GPR152 gene encoding probable G-protein coupled receptor 152: protein MPSLIHRVPTPCPVRHWGPQIDPAMEANPGAPGRWPRTELDDEDYPQGGWDTAFLVALLLLGLPANGLMAWLAGSQARQGAGTRLALLLLSLALSDFLFLAAAAFQIMEIQHGGHWPLGTAACRFYYFLWGVSYSSGLFLLATLSLDRCLLALCPCWYPGCRPARLPLWVCAGVWVLATLFSVPWLVFPEAAVWWYDLVICLDFWDSEELPLRMLEILGGFLPFLVLLVCHVLTQAAACRPCHRQQPGAPACRGFARVAKTILSAYVVLRLPYQLAQLLYLAFLWDFYPGYLLWEALVYSDYLILLNSCLSPFLCLLASADLRALLRTVLASFAAALCEEWPGSFMPAEPQTQVDSGDQTVPGPVAEAQPQVNPEAQTRVNPVAQPQVNPEAQTQVNPATQPQVNPTAQTRVNPMTQSQEDNEGQPQLDSGAQSQASPKAQPPGPTTSSDPSACEEASTPAMDSTLEAPVNPAAPAASEGEGPSGAPHEEAPGAGPT from the coding sequence ATGCCTTCACTGATTCACCGGGTGCCCACTCCATGTCCAGTAAGACACTGGGGACCCCAGATAGACCCTGCTATGGAAGCCAACCCGGGTGCCCCTGGCCGCTGGCCCCGCACAGAGCTCGACGATGAGGACTACCCCCAGGGTGGCTGGGACACGGCCTTCCTGGTGGCCCTGCTGCTCCTGGGGCTGCCGGCCAACGGTCTCATGGCGTGGCTGGCTGGCTCACAGGCCCGGCAGGGCGCAGGCACACGGCTCGCTCTGCTCCTGCTCAGCCTGGCTCTCTCTGACTTCCTGTTCCTGGCGGCAGCGGCCTTCCAGATCATGGAGATCCAGCATGGCGGGCACTGGCCGCTGGGGACGGCCGCCTGCCGCTTCTACTACTTCCTCTGGGGGGTGTCCTACTCCTCCGGCCTCTTCCTGCTGGCCACCCTCAGCCTGGACCGCTGCCTGCTGGCGCTGTGCCCTTGCTGGTACCCTGGGTGCCGCCCGGCCCGCCTGCCCCTCTGGGTCTGTGCCGGGGTCTGGGTGCTGGCCACCCTCTTCAGCGTGCCCTGGCTGGTCTTCCCCGAGGCCGCTGTCTGGTGGTATGACCTGGTCATCTGCCTGGACTTCTGGGACAGCGAGGAGCTGCCGCTGCGGATGCTGGAGATCCTGGGGggcttccttcctttcctggtGCTGCTCGTCTGCCACGTGCTCACCCAGGCGGCCGCCTGCCGGCCCTGCCACCGCCAGCAGCCTGGGGCCCCGGCCTGCCGCGGCTTCGCCCGTGTGGCCAAGACCATTTTGTCAGCCTACGTGGTCCTGCGGCTGCCCTACCAGCTGGCGCAGCTGTTGTACCTGGCCTTCCTGTGGGACTTCTACCCCGGCTACCTGCTCTGGGAGGCCTTGGTCTACTCTGACTACCTGATCCTACTGAACAGCTGCCTCAGtcccttcctctgcctcctggcCAGCGCCGACCTCCGGGCCCTGCTGCGCACCGTGCTCGCCTCCTTTGCAGCCGCTCTCTGTGAGGAGTGGCCGGGCAGCTTcatgccagctgagccacagaccCAAGTGGACTCTGGGGATCAGACGGTACCAGGGCCAGTGGCTGAGGCCCAGCCACAAGTGAACCCCGAGGCCCAGACCCGGGTGAACCCCGTGGCCCAGCCACAGGTGAACCCCGAGGCCCAGACACAGGTGAACCCTGCAACCCAGCCACAGGTGAACCCCACAGCCCAGACACGGGTGAACCCCATGACCCAGTCACAGGAGGACAACGAGGGCCAGCCCCAGCTGGATTCTGGGGCCCAATCACAGGCAAGCCCCAAGGCCCAGCCCCCGGGGCCCACTACCAGCTCAGACCCCAGTGCCTGTGAGGAAGCCTCCACGCCAGCCATGGATTCCACCCTAGAGGCCCCCGTGAACCCGGCCGCGCCTGCTGCCTCTGAAGGTGAAGGCCCCAGCGGCGCTCCCCACGAAGAGGCCCCAGGCGCGGGCCCCACGTGA